The proteins below are encoded in one region of Salvelinus fontinalis isolate EN_2023a chromosome 10, ASM2944872v1, whole genome shotgun sequence:
- the LOC129863865 gene encoding pseudouridylate synthase 1 homolog isoform X1 produces the protein MQKIRALIASPRVLSIKSNGWLYKCAGIRWIMSEESGNAQTKPLKRVEEGNGESGENGHIRKKLKSDVEQTGDERKHPKRKVVLLLAYSGKGYYGMQRNAGSSQFKTIEDELVTALIKSGCIPDNHGDDMKKMSFQRCARTDKGVSAAGQVVSLKLWMIEDVKEKLNSNLPPQIRVLGLKRVTGGFNSKNSCDARTYSYMLPTVAFAPKDYSTENSAAFRLEPETLQRVNRLFGSYKGTHNFHNFTSQKAARDPSARRYITEMTCGEPFVRGGAEFAEITVRGQSFMMHQIRKMIGLVIAVVKGYSGDEVLKRSWGEEKVDVPKAPGLGLVLEKVHFDRYNKRFGGDGLHECLEWTEEEQAILAFKEEHIYPSIVETECQEGSMASWMATLPIHDFEATAKGAQDKDRGQVGEYNRIIFASSIVSGCFCKSYKMFNISSLIIN, from the exons ATGCAGAAAATTCGCGCCTTGATAGCAAGTCCACGAGTGTTGAGTATCAAAAGCAACG GTTGGCTTTACAAGTGTGCAGGGATAAGGTGGATAATGAGTGAAGAGTCAGGGAATGCGCAGACCAAGCCACTGAAACGAGTGGAGGAGGGAAATGGCGAGTCGGGTGAGAATGGGCACATCAGAAAGAAGCTTAAGTCTGATGTAGAACAGACTGGGGATGAGAGgaaacaccccaaaagaaaagtgGTCCTGCTTTTGGCGTATTCAGGCAAAGGTTACTACGGTATGCAG AGAAATGCTGGATCTTCCCAGTTCAAAACCATTGAGGATGAGCTGGTTACAGCACTGATTAAGTCTGGGTGCATCCCAGACAACCATGGAGATGATATGAAAAAAATGTCATTCCAAAGATGTGCAAGAACGGACAAG GGTGTTTCTGCAGCAGGTCAAGTGGTCTCTCTAAAACTATGGATGATTGAAGACGTAAAGGAAAAGCTCAACTCCAATCTTCCACCACAGATCAGAGTGCTGG GTCTGAAACGAGTGACTGGGGGCTTCAATTCTAAAAACAGCTGTGATGCCCGCACATATTCCTACATGCTCCCCACTGTGGCCTTCGCCCCAAAAGATTATAGCACTGAGAATTCCGCTGCATTCCGCCTGGAGCCAGAGACACTGCAGAGAGTAAACCGTCTGTTTGGCAGCTACAAGGGCACTCATAACTTTCACAACTTCACCTCCCAGAAGGCCGCGCGGGACCCCAGCGCCCGCCGCTACATCACAGAGATGACCTGTGGCGAACCCTTTGTGCGTGGCGGCGCTGAGTTTGCTGAGATTACCGTGCGTGGCCAGAGCTTCATGATGCATCAAATCCGGAAAATGATTGGCCTGGTGATAGCTGTGGTGAAGGGCTATTCTGGGGATGAGGTGTTAAAGCGAAGCTGGGGCGAGGAGAAGGTGGATGTGCCCAAGGCCCCCGGGCTGGGCCTGGTGCTCGAGAAGGTGCACTTTGACAGGTACAACAAGCGCTTTGGTGGGGACGGCCTCCATGAGTGCCTGGAGTGGACTGAAGAGGAGCAGGCTATCTTGGCCTTCAAGGAGGAACACATCTACCCCAGCATTGTGGAGACTGAGTGCCAGGAAGGGTCCATGGCCAGCTGGATGGCCACACTGCCCATACATGACTTTGAGGCCACTGCAAAAGGGGCTCAGGATAAGGACAGGGGGCAGGTGGGTGAATACAACAGAATAATATTTGCCAGTTCAATTGTCAGTGGTTGTTTTTGTAAGTCCTACAAAATGTTCAACATTAGTAGCTTAATCATCAACTAG
- the LOC129863865 gene encoding pseudouridylate synthase 1 homolog isoform X2 translates to MQKIRALIASPRVLSIKSNGWLYKCAGIRWIMSEESGNAQTKPLKRVEEGNGESGENGHIRKKLKSDVEQTGDERKHPKRKVVLLLAYSGKGYYGMQRNAGSSQFKTIEDELVTALIKSGCIPDNHGDDMKKMSFQRCARTDKGVSAAGQVVSLKLWMIEDVKEKLNSNLPPQIRVLGLKRVTGGFNSKNSCDARTYSYMLPTVAFAPKDYSTENSAAFRLEPETLQRVNRLFGSYKGTHNFHNFTSQKAARDPSARRYITEMTCGEPFVRGGAEFAEITVRGQSFMMHQIRKMIGLVIAVVKGYSGDEVLKRSWGEEKVDVPKAPGLGLVLEKVHFDRYNKRFGGDGLHECLEWTEEEQAILAFKEEHIYPSIVETECQEGSMASWMATLPIHDFEATAKGAQDKDRGQDDDEGNGSDSAL, encoded by the exons ATGCAGAAAATTCGCGCCTTGATAGCAAGTCCACGAGTGTTGAGTATCAAAAGCAACG GTTGGCTTTACAAGTGTGCAGGGATAAGGTGGATAATGAGTGAAGAGTCAGGGAATGCGCAGACCAAGCCACTGAAACGAGTGGAGGAGGGAAATGGCGAGTCGGGTGAGAATGGGCACATCAGAAAGAAGCTTAAGTCTGATGTAGAACAGACTGGGGATGAGAGgaaacaccccaaaagaaaagtgGTCCTGCTTTTGGCGTATTCAGGCAAAGGTTACTACGGTATGCAG AGAAATGCTGGATCTTCCCAGTTCAAAACCATTGAGGATGAGCTGGTTACAGCACTGATTAAGTCTGGGTGCATCCCAGACAACCATGGAGATGATATGAAAAAAATGTCATTCCAAAGATGTGCAAGAACGGACAAG GGTGTTTCTGCAGCAGGTCAAGTGGTCTCTCTAAAACTATGGATGATTGAAGACGTAAAGGAAAAGCTCAACTCCAATCTTCCACCACAGATCAGAGTGCTGG GTCTGAAACGAGTGACTGGGGGCTTCAATTCTAAAAACAGCTGTGATGCCCGCACATATTCCTACATGCTCCCCACTGTGGCCTTCGCCCCAAAAGATTATAGCACTGAGAATTCCGCTGCATTCCGCCTGGAGCCAGAGACACTGCAGAGAGTAAACCGTCTGTTTGGCAGCTACAAGGGCACTCATAACTTTCACAACTTCACCTCCCAGAAGGCCGCGCGGGACCCCAGCGCCCGCCGCTACATCACAGAGATGACCTGTGGCGAACCCTTTGTGCGTGGCGGCGCTGAGTTTGCTGAGATTACCGTGCGTGGCCAGAGCTTCATGATGCATCAAATCCGGAAAATGATTGGCCTGGTGATAGCTGTGGTGAAGGGCTATTCTGGGGATGAGGTGTTAAAGCGAAGCTGGGGCGAGGAGAAGGTGGATGTGCCCAAGGCCCCCGGGCTGGGCCTGGTGCTCGAGAAGGTGCACTTTGACAGGTACAACAAGCGCTTTGGTGGGGACGGCCTCCATGAGTGCCTGGAGTGGACTGAAGAGGAGCAGGCTATCTTGGCCTTCAAGGAGGAACACATCTACCCCAGCATTGTGGAGACTGAGTGCCAGGAAGGGTCCATGGCCAGCTGGATGGCCACACTGCCCATACATGACTTTGAGGCCACTGCAAAAGGGGCTCAGGATAAGGACAGGGGGCAG GATGATGATGAGGGTAATGGTTCAGATTCTGCACTTTGA
- the LOC129863865 gene encoding pseudouridylate synthase 1 homolog isoform X3 — protein sequence MSEESGNAQTKPLKRVEEGNGESGENGHIRKKLKSDVEQTGDERKHPKRKVVLLLAYSGKGYYGMQRNAGSSQFKTIEDELVTALIKSGCIPDNHGDDMKKMSFQRCARTDKGVSAAGQVVSLKLWMIEDVKEKLNSNLPPQIRVLGLKRVTGGFNSKNSCDARTYSYMLPTVAFAPKDYSTENSAAFRLEPETLQRVNRLFGSYKGTHNFHNFTSQKAARDPSARRYITEMTCGEPFVRGGAEFAEITVRGQSFMMHQIRKMIGLVIAVVKGYSGDEVLKRSWGEEKVDVPKAPGLGLVLEKVHFDRYNKRFGGDGLHECLEWTEEEQAILAFKEEHIYPSIVETECQEGSMASWMATLPIHDFEATAKGAQDKDRGQVGEYNRIIFASSIVSGCFCKSYKMFNISSLIIN from the exons ATGAGTGAAGAGTCAGGGAATGCGCAGACCAAGCCACTGAAACGAGTGGAGGAGGGAAATGGCGAGTCGGGTGAGAATGGGCACATCAGAAAGAAGCTTAAGTCTGATGTAGAACAGACTGGGGATGAGAGgaaacaccccaaaagaaaagtgGTCCTGCTTTTGGCGTATTCAGGCAAAGGTTACTACGGTATGCAG AGAAATGCTGGATCTTCCCAGTTCAAAACCATTGAGGATGAGCTGGTTACAGCACTGATTAAGTCTGGGTGCATCCCAGACAACCATGGAGATGATATGAAAAAAATGTCATTCCAAAGATGTGCAAGAACGGACAAG GGTGTTTCTGCAGCAGGTCAAGTGGTCTCTCTAAAACTATGGATGATTGAAGACGTAAAGGAAAAGCTCAACTCCAATCTTCCACCACAGATCAGAGTGCTGG GTCTGAAACGAGTGACTGGGGGCTTCAATTCTAAAAACAGCTGTGATGCCCGCACATATTCCTACATGCTCCCCACTGTGGCCTTCGCCCCAAAAGATTATAGCACTGAGAATTCCGCTGCATTCCGCCTGGAGCCAGAGACACTGCAGAGAGTAAACCGTCTGTTTGGCAGCTACAAGGGCACTCATAACTTTCACAACTTCACCTCCCAGAAGGCCGCGCGGGACCCCAGCGCCCGCCGCTACATCACAGAGATGACCTGTGGCGAACCCTTTGTGCGTGGCGGCGCTGAGTTTGCTGAGATTACCGTGCGTGGCCAGAGCTTCATGATGCATCAAATCCGGAAAATGATTGGCCTGGTGATAGCTGTGGTGAAGGGCTATTCTGGGGATGAGGTGTTAAAGCGAAGCTGGGGCGAGGAGAAGGTGGATGTGCCCAAGGCCCCCGGGCTGGGCCTGGTGCTCGAGAAGGTGCACTTTGACAGGTACAACAAGCGCTTTGGTGGGGACGGCCTCCATGAGTGCCTGGAGTGGACTGAAGAGGAGCAGGCTATCTTGGCCTTCAAGGAGGAACACATCTACCCCAGCATTGTGGAGACTGAGTGCCAGGAAGGGTCCATGGCCAGCTGGATGGCCACACTGCCCATACATGACTTTGAGGCCACTGCAAAAGGGGCTCAGGATAAGGACAGGGGGCAGGTGGGTGAATACAACAGAATAATATTTGCCAGTTCAATTGTCAGTGGTTGTTTTTGTAAGTCCTACAAAATGTTCAACATTAGTAGCTTAATCATCAACTAG
- the LOC129863870 gene encoding vacuolar protein sorting-associated protein 29 translates to MLVLVLGDLHIPHRCNTLPAKFKKLLVPGKIQHILCTGNLCTKESYDYLKTLAGDVHIVRGDFDENLNYPEQKVVTVGQFKIGLIHGHQVIPWGDMASLALLQRQLDVDILISGHTHKFEAFENENKFYINPGSATGAYNALESNIIPSFVLMDIQASTVVTYVYQLIGDDVKVERIEYKKS, encoded by the exons ATG TTGGTCCTGGTGTTAGGTGATCTGCACATTCCCCACCGATGCAACACCCTACCAGCCAAGTTCAAGAAGCTGCTAGTGCCAGGCAAAATCCAGCACATCCTCTGTACAGGCAACCTTTGCACCAAGGAGAGCTATGACTACCTGAAGACCCTGGCTGGGGATGTACACATCGTCAGGGGAGACTTTGATGAG AACCTGAACTATCCGGAGCAGAAGGTGGTGACGGTGGGTCAGTTTAAGATCGGCCTGATCCATGGGCACCAGGTGATCCCCTGGGGGGACATGGCAAGCCTGGCTCTGCTGCAGAGGCAGCTTGACGTCGACATCCTCATCTCTGGACACACGCACAAGTTTGAGGCTTTCGAAAACGAGAACAAGTTCTACATCAACCCCGGCTCAGCAACTGGAGCCTATAACGCACTGGAAAG CAACATCATCCCATCCTTTGTATTGATGGACATCCAAGCATCCACAGTGGTGACGTACGTCTACCAGCTCATCGGAGATGACGTAAAAGTGGAAAGGATTGAGTACAAGAAATCCTAA